A window of Chryseobacterium sp. IHB B 17019 genomic DNA:
TAACCTACCATTTTCAGGATGGCATGAGCTACAATATCGAATAATTTGATGACAGGCTGAGCATACTCTTCCCCCATATTTGCCAAAGCAACCCCGAACATAATAGAAAAAACTACAATCTGCAGCACTTCATTCGTTGCAAAAGCTTCAAAAATACTTTTAGGAATTACATGTTTTACAAAATCTTCCATAGAGAAACCTTTGCTGCTTTTTAAGAGTTCCTCTGCAGAAGCTGCGTCCTGAATAGGCAGTTTCGTTACGTGTCCCGGCTCAAGCCAGTTGACCAATACTAAACCAATAAAAAGCGAAATCAAGGAAGCTGAAATAAACCACAACATAGCTTTTGTTCCTACTCTTCCTATCATTTTAATATCACTCATTTTTGCAATACCCACAACCAACGTCGTGAAAACCAACGGAGCAATAATCATCTGTACCAGACGGATGAAGACCGTTCCCAAAAGCTTTATGTTTTTAGAAAAAGGTTCAGCACTTTCAGGATACTTTACATGTACGAATCCACCAATTCCTACTCCCAAGATAAGCGCAACAATAATTGCTATAAATAGTTTATTTTGTCCTTTCATATTGTTAATTCAAGTTTCGCAAATATAATATTTTTACAATTGGTGCAAGATTTCATTTTTTAAGAGGATTAATTTTATGTTAAATTAAAAATATATTAAGATTAACAAGCTGATCCATAAAATATTGCAGTCAATTTTATCAACATTTATTTAATTTTTATCCTTTTGATATAAATTTTATTATTACATTTGATTGTATTAACAACATTATAAAATATACAACTATGAAAAAAACTATCGCAATGGCTGCATTGGCTGTAGCTGTATCTTTCGGGTCGATTTCTTGTAAAAAGAAAGTTTCTGATGCGGACCTGCAAACTCAGGCTACAACTGTAGTGGTGTCTAACCCGAATGCTTCCGTGGAAGTAAAAGAAGGAGTTGCCCACCTTAGCGGAACTTTCGAAAGTCAGGAGTCTAAAGATGCAATGATCAAACAATTAAAAGCTATCAACGGGGTAAAAGACGTTATGGATATGGCTACGGTTGCTCCGGCTACACCAGCTGCTGCGCCGGTTGAAACACAATCTGCCGTAGATCCTGCCGTTCAGCAAAAAGTACAGGATGCAGTGAAAGATTTCCCTTCTGTAAAAGTAGAAGTTGTAAACGGAGAGCTTACGCTTACAGGAACAGTATCTTCTGCGGATGCCAGAAAAATCAAACAATCTGTAGATGCTTTGAAGGTTGGAAAAGTAAATTATAACTACACTGTAAAATAATTCAAAATGAGCACATTACAAGATAAATATTCAAGCGTGGTTTCTGCTGCGCAGACTGCAGGAATTTCAAACTTACAAGTTCAGGAGCAGGACGGAATCCTGTATGTTACAGGAAACGCTTCAAACACGGCTGCCAAAGACGCTGTATGGAATGCTTTAGGAGCTATTGACTCTACATATTCCGCTTCAGATATCAATATCGACGTACAAGTTGCAGGTCTTTCTACGGGTGCTGCTCTTACGGTTGCAACTGATGAATCTAATCTGAACATCAGACAGGAGCCTTCTACCGAAGCTGCTGTTGTAGGTAAAGCTGCAAAAGGAGATTCCGTAACATTGATCGAGCAGACTTCCGATGACTGGTGGAAAGTAAAAACCGCTGACGGACAGGAAGGTTATGCTTATTCAAGATATTTGAAAGCTTAACAAGATTTTAACTTTATTTAAAATACAGGCATCCCTAAATCAGGGATGTTTTTTATATTTTAGCGCCCTAAAAAACATTTAATGAAGAAAATCTTATGGTTTCTGATATTTTCATTTAACTTTTTAATTCTGAATGGACAAAAATTCAGTATCGAAGGTACAGTTTCCAACTTTGAAAAAAAACCCGTAGAAAATGCAACCGTTTATTTATTAAAACAAAAAGATTCAACTGTAATTAATTATACTTCCACCAATAAGGAAGGAAAATTTTCATTAAAAACGAATGAATTAAGCGAACCATCAATTTTAAAAGTCGATGCTGATAAATTAATTTCCTATTCTAAAAATTTTAATAAGATAGACGGATCCGTAAATTTGAATCAAATTGAGCTCGACAAAAACCAGG
This region includes:
- a CDS encoding SH3 domain-containing protein, whose amino-acid sequence is MSTLQDKYSSVVSAAQTAGISNLQVQEQDGILYVTGNASNTAAKDAVWNALGAIDSTYSASDINIDVQVAGLSTGAALTVATDESNLNIRQEPSTEAAVVGKAAKGDSVTLIEQTSDDWWKVKTADGQEGYAYSRYLKA
- a CDS encoding BON domain-containing protein, producing MKKTIAMAALAVAVSFGSISCKKKVSDADLQTQATTVVVSNPNASVEVKEGVAHLSGTFESQESKDAMIKQLKAINGVKDVMDMATVAPATPAAAPVETQSAVDPAVQQKVQDAVKDFPSVKVEVVNGELTLTGTVSSADARKIKQSVDALKVGKVNYNYTVK